In the genome of Podospora pseudocomata strain CBS 415.72m chromosome 2 map unlocalized CBS415.72m_2.2, whole genome shotgun sequence, one region contains:
- the LSK1 gene encoding serine/threonine protein kinase, CMGC, CDC2/CDK subfamily (COG:D; EggNog:ENOG503NUEM), translating to MDHQHQHQHKHQQSSAQRRRRNFGPPPNGSHRPLERQQIHPRVEHDLGMTTSRRPSEPAAAAAVNRSSAPARERDRERERDRKQQHQQHQHQHRHPPSPLPNPNLPPPPPPPPPPPPRGRSPQSSKSEYPHRRRDRSRSTDYRPSRSSRPSQRSPHSRRDRSRERDRDRGRDREPARSRDRHPPADRHRSRERSSRSRKDARDRQGSRSRRRASRSPASVKRPRSPSPSSIGGSQPKKSRRDRSPGRAEKDAPKSLPPKPPRRDPSPASRARRSRSPEGRDHRRPKTSKRAGRSRSPSASRRRRSRSREAETAASQSTRRRSRSRQRSPRAEHRRRSGSRSRPRSPAARGARRPPSVDTGSHRKPSFDLNSTRTPHGALPPGSPRDSRAANPTKSEAPTDESNKTSGKFDPSSGSNSIEVSMGTRGNYRGGFNPQQQNYPPRGGYGQSSGQGTPASSFHGSPPAQSPYAGSGRGWNGAQQFSPPGSVRRPKNAVLANSHGNSQYSQPYPHNNYGPPTGPQNHYHSNQTQTPPYAPTGPASQYPAGSYRGGHRGGPGGFRGGAFGGGRGAPRGGFKSAWNSSHPDGRTSDPSHTSNHQSPEAHDKSEAKDVLMQDADNPFRPSKELQVEDASKEDKSKDDKMAPPTSRAPPTGPQSQTPNKFSFSMKTASKPVVAVPRPEISIKFNAPAAPREPAAASNPLQRAPPTKPERDRERERDRDRDRDRERDRDRDRDRDRDRDRDRDRDRDRDRDRSGYPRNAPTEPASARSRPNDHRRPHDLPSRQPDPTPKTRKVKKMMKRLKEKPKLPEDLARSKSVFFRRPGNESVVGSGTYGKVFKGVNVYTKKLVALKRIRMEGERDGFPVTAVREIKLLCSLKHTNVVELQEVMVESNECFMVFEYLSHDLTGLLNHPNYTLEPAHKKHLARQLFEGLDYLHTRGVLHRDIKAANILVSNEGVLKLADFGLARFYAKHHQLDYTNRVITIWYRSPELLLGETQYGPAVDIWSAACVLVEIFTKRAIFPGDGSEINQLDKIHSVLGTPTRSEWPDIVEMPWFELLRPTVRMASQFEERYKGVVTPMAYELLRSMFRYDPKKRPSAGEVLRHGYFTEEEPEARQAVELRDVQGDWHEFESKALRREKEKKEREEKDRKERERKGVATAKGEKEKGERKRPIEGGGDAAQREAKRPHVEGGSGSGSGSKAR from the exons ATggaccaccagcaccagcaccagcacaaGCACCAGCAGTCCTCAGCACAGCGTCGGCGTCGAAACTTTGGTCCACCGCCCAATGGCAGCCACCGTCCTCTCGAACGCCAACAAATCCACCCTCGGGTTGAGCATGATCTCGGCATGACTACTTCACGCAGACCGTCCgaacccgccgccgccgctgccgtgAATCGGTCCTCTGCACCTGCTCGCGAACGAGATAGAGAAAGAGAGCGAGACAGgaaacagcaacaccagcaacaccagcaccagcaccgccatcctccctcaccattGCCGAATCCGaaccttccaccaccaccaccaccgccgccacctccccctccccgaggCCGTTCCCCGCAGTCATCAAAGTCTGAATATCCCCATCGCCGTCGCGACCGGAGCCGCAGCACCGATTACCGCCCCAGTCGTTCCTCTCGCCCATCTCAGCGTTCGCCCCATAGCCGTCGAGACCGTTCCCGCGAGCGTGACCGTGATCGTGGCCGTGACCGCGAACCAGCCCGCTCCCGCGATCGCCATCCACCGGCGGACCGCCACCGTTCACGGGAAAGGTCTTCCAGGTCTAGGAAAGACGCTCGCGATCGTCAGGGTTCTCGCTCTCGCCGGCGTGCATCGCGTTCCCCAGCATCCGTGAAGCGTCCGCGCAGCCCCAGTCCATCATCCATTGGAGGGTCGCAGCCGAAGAAGTCCCGGCGGGACCGTAGCCCAGGAAGGGCAGAGAAGGACGCGCCGAAATCTCTGCCACCAAAGCCCCCACGTCGTGATCCGTCACCAGCATCCCGTGCCCGTCGTTCAAGGTCTCCGGAAGGCCGTGACCATCGGCGGCCAAAGACTAGCAAACGGGCAGGACGGTCAAGGTCACCGAGTGCGTCTCGCCGGCGGAGATCCCGATCTCGTGAAGCGGAAACTGCTGCGTCCCAATCAACACGTCGACGTAGCAGGTCCCGTCAGCGATCTCCCCGCGCAGAGCACCGACGTCGGTCGGGATCCAGATCGCGCCCTCGTAGTCCAGCTGCGCGGGGTGCTAGGAGGCCCCCTTCTGTTGATACTGGGTCGCACCGCAAGCCCAGCTTCGATCTGAACTCTACTCGGACGCCACACGGAGCCTTACCCCCCGGTTCTCCGCGTGATTCGCGAGCAGCTAACCCTACTAAAAGCGAAGCCCCCACCGACGAGTCTAACAAGACCTCTGGCAAGTTTGATCCATCGTCTGGTTCCAACAGCATCGAGGTCAGCATGGGAACAAGGGGCAATTACCGCGGCGGTTTCAATCCCCAACAACAGAACTATCCTCCCCGCGGTGGCTACGGCCAGTCTTCGGGGCAAGGGACACCTGCATCATCCTTTCACGGCTCTCCGCCAGCACAGTCACCGTATGCTGGAAGCGGACGAGGATGGAATGGTGCACAGCAGTTTTCACCGCCAGGGTCAGTCCGGCGCCCCAAGAATGCAGTGCTCGCTAACTCACACGGCAACAGCCAATATTCCCAGCCATATCCACACAACAATTATGGGCCGCCTACCGGTCCTCAGAATCATTATCATTCCAATCAGACACAGACTCCGCCATACGCACCCACAGGCCCAGCATCTCAGTATCCTGCGGGCTCATATCGTGGTGGGCACAGAGGCGGACCTGGGGGGTTCCGGGGTGGTGCATTCGGTGGTGGCCGTGGGGCACCGCGCGGTGGCTTCAAGAGTGCATGGAACTCATCCCACCCCGATGGACGGACCTCGGATCCATCCCACACCAGCAATCATCAGTCTCCAGAGGCTCATGACAAGTCAGAGGCGAAAGATGTGTTGATGCAGGATGCTGATAACCCCTTCAGGCCATCTAAAGAATTGCAGGTTGAAGACGCAAGCAAGGAGGACAAGTCGAAAGATGACAAGATGGCTCCTCCGACAAGCCGTGCTCCGCCGACTGGGCCCCAGTCCCAGACACCCAACAAGTTCAGCTTCAGCATGAAGACTGCGTCAAAGCCGGTCGTGGCAGTTCCACGGCCCGAGATATCGATCAAGTTTAACGCCCCTGCTGCCCCACGAGAGCCCGCTGCTGCTTCCAATCCTCTTCAGAGAGCACCCCCTACGAAGCCCGAGCGAGACAGAGAGCGAGAACGGGATAGAGATAGGGATAGGGACAGGGAGAGGGATCGAGATCGAGATAGGGACAGGGACCGGGATAGGGACAGGGACCGAGATAGGGATCGGGATAGAGATAGGGACAGATCCGGATATCCCAGAAATGCTCCCACTGAGCCTGCCTCGGCCCGCTCTCGCCCGAACGACCACCGCAGACCTCACGACCTGCCTAGCAGGCAACCAGATCCCACGCCCAAGACACGCAaagtgaagaagatgatgaagcgtctcaaggagaagccaaAGCTCCCAGAGGATCTGGCGCGGTCCAAGTCGGTGTTCTTCCGCAGACCAGGCAACGAGTCGGTGGTCGGGTCGGGCACATACGGCAAGGTGTTTAAGGGGGTAAACGTCTACACCAAGAAGCTCGTGGCGCTCAAGCGAATCCGTATGGAAGGTGAACGCGACGGTTTTCCCGTCACGGCAGTGCGAGAAATCAAACTTCTCTGCTCGCTCAAGCACACCAATGTGGTTGAGCTGCAAGAAGTCATGGTCGAGTCGAACGAGTGCTTCATGGTGTTTGAGTACCTCTCGCACGACCTGACGGGTCTGCTGAACCACCCCAACTACACCCTGGAGCCGGCTCACAAGAAGCACCTGGCCAGACAGCTgtttgaggggttggattACCTGCACACGAGGGGGGTCCTGCACAGGGACATCAAAGCGGCGAACATCTTGGTTTCTAACGAGGGCGTCTTGAAGCTGGCCGACTTTGGGCTGGCGCGGTTCTATgccaagcaccaccagctcGACTACACCAACCGTGTCATCACCATTTGGTACCGGTCCCCggagctgttgctgggggagACGCAGTATGGTCCCGCGGTGGATATCTGGTCTGCGGCGTGCGTGCTGGTGGAGATTTTTACCAAGAGGGCGATTTTTCCTGGGGATGGGAGCGAGATTAATCAGCTGGACAAGATACACTCTGTGCTGGGGACGCCGACGAGGTCGGAGTGGCCGGATATTGTGGAGATGCCGTGGTTTGAGCTGCTGAGGCCgacggtgaggatggcgagccAGTTTGAGGAGAGATACAAGGGGGTTGTGACGCCGATGGCTTATGAGCTGTTGAGGAGCATGTTTAGGTATGATCCGAAGAAGAGGCCGAGcgcgggggaggtgttgaggcaTGGGTATTTTACTGAGGAGGAGCCAGAGGCTAGGCAGGCGGTTGA GCTGAGAGATGTCCAGGGTGATTGGCATGAATTCGAGAGCAAGgcgttgaggagggagaaggagaagaaggaacgggaggagaaggatcggaaggagagggagaggaagggggttgccACGGCcaagggggaaaaggaaaagggggagaggaagaggccgattgagggaggtggggatgctgcgcagagggaggcgaagagGCCGCatgtggaggggggttcgGGGTCGGGGTCGGGGTCAAAAGCGAGATGA
- a CDS encoding uncharacterized protein (EggNog:ENOG503P54X; COG:S) has translation MAGFDGTAFLALFLGFFFPPLGVALLTGCGTDVCINLCLLIFGVIPAYLHLWYLVYVYLDNKKLLKPIDGGRPFVFCDKLQRISTRNRSTASLPTPRTSTKEVQPHRSNPAVQEKPAQEQKPASEQTSTPSAISTPVSTSGPSTKPAQKTTTQAAASEPTPAMSPLPLLDKNDGASPQAKA, from the exons ATGGCAGGTTTCGACGGTACCGCATTCCTCGCCCTTTTCCTCGGATTTTTCTTCCCTCCTCTCGGCGTGGCGCTCTTAACAGGGTGTGGAACTGATGTGTGTATCAACCTCTGTCTCCTCATTTTTGG CGTGATCCCCGCCTACTTGCACCTCTGGTACCTCGTATACGTGTATCTGGACAACAAGAAGCTTCTGAAGCCAATCGACGGCGGACGTCCGTTTGTATTTTGCGATAAGCTTCAGCGAATCAGCACTCGAAACCGGAGCACCGCAAGCCTTCCAACCCCCAGGACTTCCACCAAAGAGGTGCAACCCCATCGGAGCAATCCGGCCGTGCAGGAGAAGCCAGCCCAAGAGCAGAAGCCTGCTTCCGAACAGACCTCGACACCGTCTGCTATATCAACCCCAGTCTCGACATCTGGTCCTTCGACAAAACCCGCACAGAAAACAACCACCCAAGCCGCAGCTTCAGAGCCAACCCCGGCAATGTCGCCGCTTCCACTTCTTGACAAGAATGACGGCGCTTCTCCACAGGCGAAGGCCTAG
- a CDS encoding uncharacterized protein (EggNog:ENOG503P410), which yields MDVYNNRADGPPGGSDSSELSPQSSSSSNPEEAVDLNSAITTTTTTTTTTTTTTTKSKRRRSFPLGFVTGVLFSSSSDPSSFVDGARAEGRPVGSSGKNSTTATALRRLSNRFPSAVESGGSEQGSLTTTTTGPVVVRTYSGGGGDQRRRSRRGRVLSSGVATTGSSNLDVTTTTTQATLSSEETTAATMPPKQHQSGSASSKPRSGFLLGGWTWGGREQRRQEEPKLPPLEAFSFRSFVQDAGQQQQGDISADLDRIAEICARSRYSLSNQYEVHVAPHGSGAGFVTEQQQQQQQQQPRSRRGKKSVAEGRLETIMSCSRSCSSEGGDGMRQQQKGAGEVVEGVRGRKGKGGRESSKRLERKRSASFANAIMEGEGGLVKGEVVAPRVSGSDIGVRTCSSTTATEGVWQQQQPRYYEELPHEGHQSHYTYYNQNPRSSSGNLFGSWVPWQTPASSSTPQGRRNAEGRLRELLKAPSEGRR from the coding sequence ATGGATGTGTACAATAATAGGGCGGATGGCCCCCCGGGGGGATCTGATTCCTCTGAATTATCACCGCagtcctcatcttcctccaacCCTGAGGAGGCAGTCGATCTTAACTCGGccataacaacaacaactactactactactactactactactactactaccaAATCCAAAAGAAGGAGGTCGTTCCCGTTGGGGTTTGTGACTGGGGTTTTGTTCTCTTCTAGCAGTGACCCGTCGTCTTTTGTTGACGGGGCCAGGGCGGAGGGGAGACCGGTTGGTAGTAGTGGGAAGAACAGCACCACGGCGACTgcgctgaggaggttgagcaaCAGGTTCCCTTCGGCTGTGGAGAGCGGGGGTAGTGAGCAGGGGagtttgacgacgacgacgacggggccggtggtggttcgGACGTatagcggtggtgggggggatcAGCGACGTCGGAGCCGGCGCGGTCGTGTGTTGAGTTCTGGGGTGGCGACGACTGGTAGTTCGAATCTTGACGTCACTACCACCACTACGCAAGCAACACTGTCATCCGAagaaacaacagcagcaaccatGCCGCCGAAACAACACCAGTCAGGGTCGGCGTCGTCGAAACCGCGATCGGGATTCTTGCTTGGGGGTTGGACatggggggggagggaacagcgacgacaagaagaaccTAAACTCCCGCCTCTGGAGGCGTTTTCGTTTAGGTCTTTTGTTCAGGATGCgggccagcagcaacagggtGATATCAGTGCTGATTTGGATAGGATAGCGGAGATTTGTGCTAGGAGTCGGTACTCGTTGTCGAATCAGTACGAGGTTCATGTTGCGCCTCATGGGTCGGGGGCGGGGTTTGTGAcggaacaacaacaacaacaacaacaacaacaaccgagGAGtaggagggggaaaaagagTGTGGctgaggggaggttggagacTATTATGAGCTGTAGTCGGAGTTGTTCCtctgaggggggggatgggatgagacAGCAACagaagggggcgggggaggttgttgagggggtgagggggcgGAAGGGCAAGGGGGGTAGGGAGTCAAGtaagaggttggagaggaaacGGTCGGCGAGTTTCGCGAATGCGATtatggagggtgagggggggctGGTtaagggggaggtggtggcgccgAGGGTGAGTGGGAGTGATATTGGGGTCAGGACTTGCTCTAGTACTACCGCTACTGAGGGTgtgtggcagcagcagcagccacggTATTATGAGGAGCTGCCACATGAGGGGCACCAGAGCCACTACACTTATTACAACCAAAACCCGAGATCGTCAAGCGGGAATTTGTTTGGGAGCTGGGTGCCGTGGCAGACACcggcttcatcatcaacaccacaggGAAGGAGGAATGCAGAGGGGAGGCTGAGGGAGTTGCTCAAGGCGCCgtcggaggggaggaggtga